The Andrena cerasifolii isolate SP2316 chromosome 14, iyAndCera1_principal, whole genome shotgun sequence genome contains a region encoding:
- the Gyg gene encoding glycogenin 1 isoform X1 — protein MGGYAWVTLATNDAYSLGALVLAHSLRRVDTVHELAVLVTPGVTETMREKLSAVFSVVMEVNVLDSKDEANLALLARPELGITFTKLHCWRLTQYEKCVFLDADTLVVRNCDELFEREELSAAPDVGWPDCFNSGVFVYKPCQQTFASITSFAAAKGSFDGGDQGLLNMYFSDWARKDISKHLPFIYNMCSTATYSYLPAFKQFGEDVRIIHFIGITKPWLQYFDTLTGIVQPPMGSAHLQPLLQLWWNIFCEKVHPHLSPVMATSTLAPIWHEFSPMPYQSPAPKPPVYTDIQDNTQSDIYSETPDFSEFKDPWENYCIQNDPVINKKEDNNETEQYYSTIDRSSPITVLRNEFNSVKLAQQAHYESPLEHNRESFQQQQYNEYRAPAVQSNKFVNENKQQNSFFHSENTPSTIGHSNYWGNQHITESYVHSAQNHHSSESQHQHQHVNHQHSCNDSNASLSEGTKQHQHVEHRPAYQHSSNDSHKSLPEQVREHQHVEYQYIYQDSSNNNNDKPWSEQAKQHQHGEPHADYQHNQHHVHDYQHNQHHVPDYQHNQHHVHDYQHNQHHVPDYQHNQHHVHDYQHNQHHVHDYQHNQHHAHDYQHNQQHVHDDVNKQQPPQHHEQENHIVHSNEQTNFVYRNHESLNDKFRHEQAAETAVAHQNDYSIKESGERGENINITDERTHTQISTSPHPVSKPCTDTHNVATQSDPHVTEDSSNAGLAGALAQMTLGEPRSAAQVALEEHMRKQSWEQGQIDYMGRDSFDNIWKKICETLALAPPRLPSPPKETEKPAKTATDETAEPTESIESAEPTQVTQPIEAADEVDKGTAQATTSHTEEQSLVNNVPITNNDNIISKLSEKGKQVVDITSAETNENKQPVSEGVTEDITQESSTKPETTESLDTIVDPSPAQPSMQTSPEKIIEELNTSSLLQEASQETAEIVVEELCAGSLLVEAAQETIEKVVEELSAGSLLKEALQETTPPRVPADPAQSCSIEQHRDESPCSKDSAIFAAPTEQLASNVTDIIDLQIAVDVEQPKSSDIKDEKHAKELLTASEVLTISPVPIQVAESVLQIEPKESVSDSQTVTEEVLSSTITPVHESEVPCSEILVDAGNKIQVNGSASGVVSAESEGKSSRATIEAVESIDAVTILSESSMPSTETSQALPPTEAPLLTETSALPSSITKSTETSEARVDKTSQQTTELDQQTKETASCTKETKETEETKESTKPPSECVVAEASPSSESPVRPSRAKELNVPSTSAPETPTQESKDQEKVTKKAARKSIDKSASEGEPGETTEGDSTGKKAVKKVVKKVTKKPKSKPEEALDDGAQDSNSANKPKKTVKVTKKGTKSLQTPDAPDAAVSETPSSSTSDTPVPPKRKSKAPPTKPAVKKPDVE, from the exons ATGGGTG GATACGCCTGGGTTACACTGGCTACCAACGATGCCTACTCCTTGGGCGCTTTAGTTCTGGCACACTCTCTACGTCGAGTTGACACCGTACACGAACTAGCCGTCTTAGTTACTCCCGGAGTAACGGAAACGATGAG GGAGAAACTGTCAGCCGTCTTTTCCGTTGTTATGGAAGTAAACGTACTCGATTCGAAAGACGAAGCTAATTTGGCACTTTTAGCTAGACCAGAACTGGGTATTACATTTACCAAGCTGCACTGTTGGAGACTGACTCAGTATGAGAAATGTGTATTCCTTGATGCGGATACACTT GTTGTCAGAAACTGTGATGAATTATTCGAACGAGAGGAACTCTCCGCTGCTCCTGACGTGGGCTGGCCCGACTGTTTCAATTCTGGGGTATTCGTGTATAAACCGTGTCAACAAACTTTCGCTTCTATTACCTCGTTCGCTGCTGCCAAAGGTTCGTTCGATGGCGGCGATCAAGGTTTATTGAACATGTACTTCAGCGACTGGGCCCGAAAAGACATTTCCAAGCATCTGCCGTTCATCTACAATATGTGCTCTACGGCTACATATTCCTACCTTCCTGCGTTCAAACA ATTCGGAGAGGATGTTAGGATAATACATTTCATTGGTATTACAAAACCGTGGTTACAGTACTTCGATACTTTAACTGGTATTGTCCAACCGCCGATGGGTTCTGCACACTTGCAACCGCTGCTACAGTTATGGTGGAACATATTCTGCGAGAAAGTTCACCCTCACTTATCACCTGTTATG GCCACCAGCACATTGGCACCAATTTGGCACGAATTTTCTCCTATGCCTTATCAATCCCCTGCTCCAAAACCTCCCGTTTACACAGACATACAAGACAATACACAAAGCGACATTTATTCAGAGACACCAGATTTCTCAGAGTTTAAAGATCCATGGGAAAACTATTGTATACAGAATGATCCAGTTATCAATAAAAAAGAAGACAATAATGAAACTGAACAGTATTATTCCACGATTGACAGATCTTCACCCATAACTGTGTTACGCAATGAATTTAATTCTGTAAAGTTGGCTCAACAGGCTCATTACGAATCCCCGCTAGAACATAATAGAGAATCATTCCAGCAGCAACAGTACAACGAATACCGTGCTCCTGCCGTGCAATCTAATAAATTCGTTAATGAAAATAAGCAACAGAATTCGTTTTTTCACTCCGAGAACACGCCCAGCACAATAGGTCACTCTAATTACTGGGGGAATCAGCACATTACAGAGAGCTATGTACATAGTGCACAGAATCATCATTCCAGTGAATCTCAGCACCAACATCAGCATGTTAACCACCAACATTCTTGCAATGATAGTAACGCATCTTTATCTGAAGGAACAAAGCAGCATCAACATGTTGAGCATCGTCCTGCTTATCAGCATTCTAGCAATGATAGTCATAAGTCATTGCCAGAACAAGTAAGAGAGCATCAACATGTTGAGTATCAATATATATACCAAGATtcttctaataataataatgacaaaCCATGGTCAGAACAAGCGAAACAGCATCAGCACGGTGAGCCTCATGCTGATTATCAACATAATCAGCACCACGTGCATGATTATCAACATAACCAGCACCATGTGCCTGATTATCAACATAATCAGCACCACGTGCATGATTATCAACATAACCAGCACCACGTGCCTGATTATCAACATAATCAGCACCACGTGCATGATTATCAACATAATCAGCACCACGTGCATGATTATCAACATAATCAGCACCACGCGCATGATTATCAACATAATCAGCAACACGTGCATGATGACGTAAACAAGCAACAACCCCCTCAACATCACGAGCAAGAGAATCACATTGTTCATTCGAATGAGCAAACTAATTTTGTATATAGAAACCATGAATCCTTAAATGACAAGTTTCGCCACGAACAAGCTGCAGAAACTGCTGTAGCTCATCAGAACGATTATTCTATTAAAGAGAGTGGTGAACGAGGTGAAAATATAAACATTACAGACGAACGGACTCATACACAGATATCTACTAGCCCTCATCCTGTTTCCAAACCTTGTACAGATACCCACAATGTAGCAACGCAATCTGACCCACATGTAACGGAAGACAGTTCAAAT GCTGGTCTTGCCGGTGCCTTGGCTCAAATGACATTGGGTGAACCCAGAAGTGCTGCGCAAGTTGCACTAGAAGAACACATGCGAAAGCAGAGTTGGGAACAAGGACAGATTGATTACATGGGCCGCGATAGCTTTGACAATATCTGGAAGAAAATCTGCGAAACGCTTGCTCTCGCACCGCCGCGATTACCGTCTCCTCCTAAG GAAACAGAAAAGCCTGCGAAAACTGCGACCGATGAGACTGCTGAACCTACTGAATCTATTGAATCTGCCGAACCCACTCAAGTTACTCAACCGATCGAAGCTGCGGACGAGGTGGATAAAGGAACTG CTCAAGCAACCACCAGTCATACTGAAGAACAATCTCTAGTTAACAATGTTCCTATAACAAACAATGATAATATAATATCTAAATTATCTGAGAAGGGTAAACAAGTTGTTGATATTACATCTGCTGAAACGAATGAGAATAAACAGCCAGTATCGGAAGGAGTAACAGAAGATATTACTCAAGAATCGTCTACAAAACCAGAAACAACTGAATCACTCGATACAATTGTAGACCCATCTCCCGCACAACCTTCTATGCAAACATCTCCTGAAAAAATCATAGAAGAACTGAATACAAGTTCGCTGTTACAAGAAGCCTCGCAAGAAACGGCCGAAATAGTTGTAGAAGAACTTTGTGCAGGTTCATTATTAGTAGAAGCCGCACAAGAAACGATTGAAAAAGTTGTGGAAGAACTTAGTGCAGGTTCGTTATTAAAAGAAGCCCTGCAAGAAACAACTCCGCCTAGAGTACCGGCTGACCCGGCCCAGTCTTGTTCAATTGAACAACACAGAGACGAGTCGCCGTGTAGCAAAGATAGTGCCATCTTTGCTGCCCCAACAGAACAACTTGCAAGTAACGTAACAGACATTATAGATCTTCAAATTGCCGTGGATGTAGAGCAACCAAAATCGTCAGATATTAAAGATGAAAAGCATGCGAAAGAATTATTAACTGCTTCTGAAGTCCTTACGATCAGTCCTGTACCAATACAAGTTGCAGAATCCGTTCTCCAAATAGAACCTAAAGAATCTGTATCAGATTCTCAAACGGTGACCGAAGAAGTTCTTTCTTCCACGATCACACCTGTCCACGAATCTGAAGTACCCTGTTCCGAAATCTTAGTAGACGCAGGGAATAAAATACAAGTAAATGGTTCAGCATCTGGAGTTGTTTCTGCGGAAAGTGAGGGAAAATCGAGTAGGGCTACTATCGAAGCTGTAGAAAGCATCGATGCTGTCACTATATTAAGCGAATCGTCTATGCCATCGACAGAAACTTCGCAAGCTTTACCTCCTACAGAAGCACCACTTCTCACAGAAACATCTGCATTACCTTCAAGTATTACAAAGAGCACAGAAACTTCAGAGGCACGTGTTGATAAAACTTCGCAACAGACAACAGAATTAGATCAACAGACCAAAGAAACTGCAAGCTGCActaaagaaacgaaagaaacggAAGAAACAAAGGAATCCACTAAACCTCCATCAGAATGCGTTGTAGCTGAGGCATCGCCGTCAAGCGAGAGTCCAGTTAGGCCATCGAGAGCGAAAGAATTGAATGTGCCTTCGACGAGTGCCCCGGAAACTCCGACACAGGAGTCGAAAGATCAAGAGAAGGTAACGAAGAAGGCTGCAAGAAAGTCTATAGATAAATCAGCATCAGAAGGAGAGCCTGGAGAGACAACTGAGGGTGATAGTACAGGGAAGAAAGCCGTGAAGAAGGTAGTAAAGAAAGTTACGAAAAAGCCAAAATCCAAGCCAGAAGAAGCACTAGATGATGGCGCGCAAGATAGTAATTCCGCTAACAAACCAAAAAAGActgtaaaagttacaaaaaaagGTACAAAGTCTTTGCAAACTCCCGATGCCCCCGATGCAGCTGTCTCCGAAACTCCATCATCTAGTACTTCCGATACTCCGGTCCCGCCTAAACGAAAGTCTAAAGCCCCGCCAACAAAGCCAGCTGTTAAAAAGCCCGATGTAGAATAG
- the Gyg gene encoding glycogenin 1 isoform X3 — MGGYAWVTLATNDAYSLGALVLAHSLRRVDTVHELAVLVTPGVTETMREKLSAVFSVVMEVNVLDSKDEANLALLARPELGITFTKLHCWRLTQYEKCVFLDADTLVVRNCDELFEREELSAAPDVGWPDCFNSGVFVYKPCQQTFASITSFAAAKGSFDGGDQGLLNMYFSDWARKDISKHLPFIYNMCSTATYSYLPAFKQFGEDVRIIHFIGITKPWLQYFDTLTGIVQPPMGSAHLQPLLQLWWNIFCEKVHPHLSPVMAGLAGALAQMTLGEPRSAAQVALEEHMRKQSWEQGQIDYMGRDSFDNIWKKICETLALAPPRLPSPPKETEKPAKTATDETAEPTESIESAEPTQVTQPIEAADEVDKGTAQATTSHTEEQSLVNNVPITNNDNIISKLSEKGKQVVDITSAETNENKQPVSEGVTEDITQESSTKPETTESLDTIVDPSPAQPSMQTSPEKIIEELNTSSLLQEASQETAEIVVEELCAGSLLVEAAQETIEKVVEELSAGSLLKEALQETTPPRVPADPAQSCSIEQHRDESPCSKDSAIFAAPTEQLASNVTDIIDLQIAVDVEQPKSSDIKDEKHAKELLTASEVLTISPVPIQVAESVLQIEPKESVSDSQTVTEEVLSSTITPVHESEVPCSEILVDAGNKIQVNGSASGVVSAESEGKSSRATIEAVESIDAVTILSESSMPSTETSQALPPTEAPLLTETSALPSSITKSTETSEARVDKTSQQTTELDQQTKETASCTKETKETEETKESTKPPSECVVAEASPSSESPVRPSRAKELNVPSTSAPETPTQESKDQEKVTKKAARKSIDKSASEGEPGETTEGDSTGKKAVKKVVKKVTKKPKSKPEEALDDGAQDSNSANKPKKTVKVTKKGTKSLQTPDAPDAAVSETPSSSTSDTPVPPKRKSKAPPTKPAVKKPDVE; from the exons ATGGGTG GATACGCCTGGGTTACACTGGCTACCAACGATGCCTACTCCTTGGGCGCTTTAGTTCTGGCACACTCTCTACGTCGAGTTGACACCGTACACGAACTAGCCGTCTTAGTTACTCCCGGAGTAACGGAAACGATGAG GGAGAAACTGTCAGCCGTCTTTTCCGTTGTTATGGAAGTAAACGTACTCGATTCGAAAGACGAAGCTAATTTGGCACTTTTAGCTAGACCAGAACTGGGTATTACATTTACCAAGCTGCACTGTTGGAGACTGACTCAGTATGAGAAATGTGTATTCCTTGATGCGGATACACTT GTTGTCAGAAACTGTGATGAATTATTCGAACGAGAGGAACTCTCCGCTGCTCCTGACGTGGGCTGGCCCGACTGTTTCAATTCTGGGGTATTCGTGTATAAACCGTGTCAACAAACTTTCGCTTCTATTACCTCGTTCGCTGCTGCCAAAGGTTCGTTCGATGGCGGCGATCAAGGTTTATTGAACATGTACTTCAGCGACTGGGCCCGAAAAGACATTTCCAAGCATCTGCCGTTCATCTACAATATGTGCTCTACGGCTACATATTCCTACCTTCCTGCGTTCAAACA ATTCGGAGAGGATGTTAGGATAATACATTTCATTGGTATTACAAAACCGTGGTTACAGTACTTCGATACTTTAACTGGTATTGTCCAACCGCCGATGGGTTCTGCACACTTGCAACCGCTGCTACAGTTATGGTGGAACATATTCTGCGAGAAAGTTCACCCTCACTTATCACCTGTTATG GCTGGTCTTGCCGGTGCCTTGGCTCAAATGACATTGGGTGAACCCAGAAGTGCTGCGCAAGTTGCACTAGAAGAACACATGCGAAAGCAGAGTTGGGAACAAGGACAGATTGATTACATGGGCCGCGATAGCTTTGACAATATCTGGAAGAAAATCTGCGAAACGCTTGCTCTCGCACCGCCGCGATTACCGTCTCCTCCTAAG GAAACAGAAAAGCCTGCGAAAACTGCGACCGATGAGACTGCTGAACCTACTGAATCTATTGAATCTGCCGAACCCACTCAAGTTACTCAACCGATCGAAGCTGCGGACGAGGTGGATAAAGGAACTG CTCAAGCAACCACCAGTCATACTGAAGAACAATCTCTAGTTAACAATGTTCCTATAACAAACAATGATAATATAATATCTAAATTATCTGAGAAGGGTAAACAAGTTGTTGATATTACATCTGCTGAAACGAATGAGAATAAACAGCCAGTATCGGAAGGAGTAACAGAAGATATTACTCAAGAATCGTCTACAAAACCAGAAACAACTGAATCACTCGATACAATTGTAGACCCATCTCCCGCACAACCTTCTATGCAAACATCTCCTGAAAAAATCATAGAAGAACTGAATACAAGTTCGCTGTTACAAGAAGCCTCGCAAGAAACGGCCGAAATAGTTGTAGAAGAACTTTGTGCAGGTTCATTATTAGTAGAAGCCGCACAAGAAACGATTGAAAAAGTTGTGGAAGAACTTAGTGCAGGTTCGTTATTAAAAGAAGCCCTGCAAGAAACAACTCCGCCTAGAGTACCGGCTGACCCGGCCCAGTCTTGTTCAATTGAACAACACAGAGACGAGTCGCCGTGTAGCAAAGATAGTGCCATCTTTGCTGCCCCAACAGAACAACTTGCAAGTAACGTAACAGACATTATAGATCTTCAAATTGCCGTGGATGTAGAGCAACCAAAATCGTCAGATATTAAAGATGAAAAGCATGCGAAAGAATTATTAACTGCTTCTGAAGTCCTTACGATCAGTCCTGTACCAATACAAGTTGCAGAATCCGTTCTCCAAATAGAACCTAAAGAATCTGTATCAGATTCTCAAACGGTGACCGAAGAAGTTCTTTCTTCCACGATCACACCTGTCCACGAATCTGAAGTACCCTGTTCCGAAATCTTAGTAGACGCAGGGAATAAAATACAAGTAAATGGTTCAGCATCTGGAGTTGTTTCTGCGGAAAGTGAGGGAAAATCGAGTAGGGCTACTATCGAAGCTGTAGAAAGCATCGATGCTGTCACTATATTAAGCGAATCGTCTATGCCATCGACAGAAACTTCGCAAGCTTTACCTCCTACAGAAGCACCACTTCTCACAGAAACATCTGCATTACCTTCAAGTATTACAAAGAGCACAGAAACTTCAGAGGCACGTGTTGATAAAACTTCGCAACAGACAACAGAATTAGATCAACAGACCAAAGAAACTGCAAGCTGCActaaagaaacgaaagaaacggAAGAAACAAAGGAATCCACTAAACCTCCATCAGAATGCGTTGTAGCTGAGGCATCGCCGTCAAGCGAGAGTCCAGTTAGGCCATCGAGAGCGAAAGAATTGAATGTGCCTTCGACGAGTGCCCCGGAAACTCCGACACAGGAGTCGAAAGATCAAGAGAAGGTAACGAAGAAGGCTGCAAGAAAGTCTATAGATAAATCAGCATCAGAAGGAGAGCCTGGAGAGACAACTGAGGGTGATAGTACAGGGAAGAAAGCCGTGAAGAAGGTAGTAAAGAAAGTTACGAAAAAGCCAAAATCCAAGCCAGAAGAAGCACTAGATGATGGCGCGCAAGATAGTAATTCCGCTAACAAACCAAAAAAGActgtaaaagttacaaaaaaagGTACAAAGTCTTTGCAAACTCCCGATGCCCCCGATGCAGCTGTCTCCGAAACTCCATCATCTAGTACTTCCGATACTCCGGTCCCGCCTAAACGAAAGTCTAAAGCCCCGCCAACAAAGCCAGCTGTTAAAAAGCCCGATGTAGAATAG
- the Gyg gene encoding glycogenin 1 isoform X2, with the protein MREKLSAVFSVVMEVNVLDSKDEANLALLARPELGITFTKLHCWRLTQYEKCVFLDADTLVVRNCDELFEREELSAAPDVGWPDCFNSGVFVYKPCQQTFASITSFAAAKGSFDGGDQGLLNMYFSDWARKDISKHLPFIYNMCSTATYSYLPAFKQFGEDVRIIHFIGITKPWLQYFDTLTGIVQPPMGSAHLQPLLQLWWNIFCEKVHPHLSPVMATSTLAPIWHEFSPMPYQSPAPKPPVYTDIQDNTQSDIYSETPDFSEFKDPWENYCIQNDPVINKKEDNNETEQYYSTIDRSSPITVLRNEFNSVKLAQQAHYESPLEHNRESFQQQQYNEYRAPAVQSNKFVNENKQQNSFFHSENTPSTIGHSNYWGNQHITESYVHSAQNHHSSESQHQHQHVNHQHSCNDSNASLSEGTKQHQHVEHRPAYQHSSNDSHKSLPEQVREHQHVEYQYIYQDSSNNNNDKPWSEQAKQHQHGEPHADYQHNQHHVHDYQHNQHHVPDYQHNQHHVHDYQHNQHHVPDYQHNQHHVHDYQHNQHHVHDYQHNQHHAHDYQHNQQHVHDDVNKQQPPQHHEQENHIVHSNEQTNFVYRNHESLNDKFRHEQAAETAVAHQNDYSIKESGERGENINITDERTHTQISTSPHPVSKPCTDTHNVATQSDPHVTEDSSNAGLAGALAQMTLGEPRSAAQVALEEHMRKQSWEQGQIDYMGRDSFDNIWKKICETLALAPPRLPSPPKETEKPAKTATDETAEPTESIESAEPTQVTQPIEAADEVDKGTAQATTSHTEEQSLVNNVPITNNDNIISKLSEKGKQVVDITSAETNENKQPVSEGVTEDITQESSTKPETTESLDTIVDPSPAQPSMQTSPEKIIEELNTSSLLQEASQETAEIVVEELCAGSLLVEAAQETIEKVVEELSAGSLLKEALQETTPPRVPADPAQSCSIEQHRDESPCSKDSAIFAAPTEQLASNVTDIIDLQIAVDVEQPKSSDIKDEKHAKELLTASEVLTISPVPIQVAESVLQIEPKESVSDSQTVTEEVLSSTITPVHESEVPCSEILVDAGNKIQVNGSASGVVSAESEGKSSRATIEAVESIDAVTILSESSMPSTETSQALPPTEAPLLTETSALPSSITKSTETSEARVDKTSQQTTELDQQTKETASCTKETKETEETKESTKPPSECVVAEASPSSESPVRPSRAKELNVPSTSAPETPTQESKDQEKVTKKAARKSIDKSASEGEPGETTEGDSTGKKAVKKVVKKVTKKPKSKPEEALDDGAQDSNSANKPKKTVKVTKKGTKSLQTPDAPDAAVSETPSSSTSDTPVPPKRKSKAPPTKPAVKKPDVE; encoded by the exons ATGAG GGAGAAACTGTCAGCCGTCTTTTCCGTTGTTATGGAAGTAAACGTACTCGATTCGAAAGACGAAGCTAATTTGGCACTTTTAGCTAGACCAGAACTGGGTATTACATTTACCAAGCTGCACTGTTGGAGACTGACTCAGTATGAGAAATGTGTATTCCTTGATGCGGATACACTT GTTGTCAGAAACTGTGATGAATTATTCGAACGAGAGGAACTCTCCGCTGCTCCTGACGTGGGCTGGCCCGACTGTTTCAATTCTGGGGTATTCGTGTATAAACCGTGTCAACAAACTTTCGCTTCTATTACCTCGTTCGCTGCTGCCAAAGGTTCGTTCGATGGCGGCGATCAAGGTTTATTGAACATGTACTTCAGCGACTGGGCCCGAAAAGACATTTCCAAGCATCTGCCGTTCATCTACAATATGTGCTCTACGGCTACATATTCCTACCTTCCTGCGTTCAAACA ATTCGGAGAGGATGTTAGGATAATACATTTCATTGGTATTACAAAACCGTGGTTACAGTACTTCGATACTTTAACTGGTATTGTCCAACCGCCGATGGGTTCTGCACACTTGCAACCGCTGCTACAGTTATGGTGGAACATATTCTGCGAGAAAGTTCACCCTCACTTATCACCTGTTATG GCCACCAGCACATTGGCACCAATTTGGCACGAATTTTCTCCTATGCCTTATCAATCCCCTGCTCCAAAACCTCCCGTTTACACAGACATACAAGACAATACACAAAGCGACATTTATTCAGAGACACCAGATTTCTCAGAGTTTAAAGATCCATGGGAAAACTATTGTATACAGAATGATCCAGTTATCAATAAAAAAGAAGACAATAATGAAACTGAACAGTATTATTCCACGATTGACAGATCTTCACCCATAACTGTGTTACGCAATGAATTTAATTCTGTAAAGTTGGCTCAACAGGCTCATTACGAATCCCCGCTAGAACATAATAGAGAATCATTCCAGCAGCAACAGTACAACGAATACCGTGCTCCTGCCGTGCAATCTAATAAATTCGTTAATGAAAATAAGCAACAGAATTCGTTTTTTCACTCCGAGAACACGCCCAGCACAATAGGTCACTCTAATTACTGGGGGAATCAGCACATTACAGAGAGCTATGTACATAGTGCACAGAATCATCATTCCAGTGAATCTCAGCACCAACATCAGCATGTTAACCACCAACATTCTTGCAATGATAGTAACGCATCTTTATCTGAAGGAACAAAGCAGCATCAACATGTTGAGCATCGTCCTGCTTATCAGCATTCTAGCAATGATAGTCATAAGTCATTGCCAGAACAAGTAAGAGAGCATCAACATGTTGAGTATCAATATATATACCAAGATtcttctaataataataatgacaaaCCATGGTCAGAACAAGCGAAACAGCATCAGCACGGTGAGCCTCATGCTGATTATCAACATAATCAGCACCACGTGCATGATTATCAACATAACCAGCACCATGTGCCTGATTATCAACATAATCAGCACCACGTGCATGATTATCAACATAACCAGCACCACGTGCCTGATTATCAACATAATCAGCACCACGTGCATGATTATCAACATAATCAGCACCACGTGCATGATTATCAACATAATCAGCACCACGCGCATGATTATCAACATAATCAGCAACACGTGCATGATGACGTAAACAAGCAACAACCCCCTCAACATCACGAGCAAGAGAATCACATTGTTCATTCGAATGAGCAAACTAATTTTGTATATAGAAACCATGAATCCTTAAATGACAAGTTTCGCCACGAACAAGCTGCAGAAACTGCTGTAGCTCATCAGAACGATTATTCTATTAAAGAGAGTGGTGAACGAGGTGAAAATATAAACATTACAGACGAACGGACTCATACACAGATATCTACTAGCCCTCATCCTGTTTCCAAACCTTGTACAGATACCCACAATGTAGCAACGCAATCTGACCCACATGTAACGGAAGACAGTTCAAAT GCTGGTCTTGCCGGTGCCTTGGCTCAAATGACATTGGGTGAACCCAGAAGTGCTGCGCAAGTTGCACTAGAAGAACACATGCGAAAGCAGAGTTGGGAACAAGGACAGATTGATTACATGGGCCGCGATAGCTTTGACAATATCTGGAAGAAAATCTGCGAAACGCTTGCTCTCGCACCGCCGCGATTACCGTCTCCTCCTAAG GAAACAGAAAAGCCTGCGAAAACTGCGACCGATGAGACTGCTGAACCTACTGAATCTATTGAATCTGCCGAACCCACTCAAGTTACTCAACCGATCGAAGCTGCGGACGAGGTGGATAAAGGAACTG CTCAAGCAACCACCAGTCATACTGAAGAACAATCTCTAGTTAACAATGTTCCTATAACAAACAATGATAATATAATATCTAAATTATCTGAGAAGGGTAAACAAGTTGTTGATATTACATCTGCTGAAACGAATGAGAATAAACAGCCAGTATCGGAAGGAGTAACAGAAGATATTACTCAAGAATCGTCTACAAAACCAGAAACAACTGAATCACTCGATACAATTGTAGACCCATCTCCCGCACAACCTTCTATGCAAACATCTCCTGAAAAAATCATAGAAGAACTGAATACAAGTTCGCTGTTACAAGAAGCCTCGCAAGAAACGGCCGAAATAGTTGTAGAAGAACTTTGTGCAGGTTCATTATTAGTAGAAGCCGCACAAGAAACGATTGAAAAAGTTGTGGAAGAACTTAGTGCAGGTTCGTTATTAAAAGAAGCCCTGCAAGAAACAACTCCGCCTAGAGTACCGGCTGACCCGGCCCAGTCTTGTTCAATTGAACAACACAGAGACGAGTCGCCGTGTAGCAAAGATAGTGCCATCTTTGCTGCCCCAACAGAACAACTTGCAAGTAACGTAACAGACATTATAGATCTTCAAATTGCCGTGGATGTAGAGCAACCAAAATCGTCAGATATTAAAGATGAAAAGCATGCGAAAGAATTATTAACTGCTTCTGAAGTCCTTACGATCAGTCCTGTACCAATACAAGTTGCAGAATCCGTTCTCCAAATAGAACCTAAAGAATCTGTATCAGATTCTCAAACGGTGACCGAAGAAGTTCTTTCTTCCACGATCACACCTGTCCACGAATCTGAAGTACCCTGTTCCGAAATCTTAGTAGACGCAGGGAATAAAATACAAGTAAATGGTTCAGCATCTGGAGTTGTTTCTGCGGAAAGTGAGGGAAAATCGAGTAGGGCTACTATCGAAGCTGTAGAAAGCATCGATGCTGTCACTATATTAAGCGAATCGTCTATGCCATCGACAGAAACTTCGCAAGCTTTACCTCCTACAGAAGCACCACTTCTCACAGAAACATCTGCATTACCTTCAAGTATTACAAAGAGCACAGAAACTTCAGAGGCACGTGTTGATAAAACTTCGCAACAGACAACAGAATTAGATCAACAGACCAAAGAAACTGCAAGCTGCActaaagaaacgaaagaaacggAAGAAACAAAGGAATCCACTAAACCTCCATCAGAATGCGTTGTAGCTGAGGCATCGCCGTCAAGCGAGAGTCCAGTTAGGCCATCGAGAGCGAAAGAATTGAATGTGCCTTCGACGAGTGCCCCGGAAACTCCGACACAGGAGTCGAAAGATCAAGAGAAGGTAACGAAGAAGGCTGCAAGAAAGTCTATAGATAAATCAGCATCAGAAGGAGAGCCTGGAGAGACAACTGAGGGTGATAGTACAGGGAAGAAAGCCGTGAAGAAGGTAGTAAAGAAAGTTACGAAAAAGCCAAAATCCAAGCCAGAAGAAGCACTAGATGATGGCGCGCAAGATAGTAATTCCGCTAACAAACCAAAAAAGActgtaaaagttacaaaaaaagGTACAAAGTCTTTGCAAACTCCCGATGCCCCCGATGCAGCTGTCTCCGAAACTCCATCATCTAGTACTTCCGATACTCCGGTCCCGCCTAAACGAAAGTCTAAAGCCCCGCCAACAAAGCCAGCTGTTAAAAAGCCCGATGTAGAATAG